In one window of Paraflavitalea soli DNA:
- a CDS encoding TonB-dependent receptor has protein sequence MKLMYALVGSLLCTGAYAQTIDSLDAIVVTAQKKEEKLQKIPVSVSAITSRQVIDYRLWNTKEITAIVPNLYSADPGDNRNVTSIRGITTTSYDPAVATYIDGVNQFGLDTYISQLSDIERIEVLRGPQGTLYGRNAMGGVINIITKQPGNHITGFAEANVGNYGQQRYAAGIRTPLIKNKLYLGVSGIYDRREGFYTNLYNNKDFDRQHSLSGNYYLKYIVNPRWSVTFNLKHLANRNNGTFPLVNGVEDALEHPFELNQNAVTEMVDNTFNTSLSVNHTGHAFNFSSQTAWQSNHRYYKDPIDGDFSPIDGVTIINDYGSKWNKVKVFTQEFRFTSPTAAASPLKWTAGTYLFIQNNPVKQTTHFGEDAELVGSPDKNYGLINTSTGKGFGIALYGEVNYALNKQWELIAGIRYDYEHKKQQVRGEYKPDASPDPIFDFQPDTSATAHFNAFSPKVGLLYHAAANNDLYVTYSRGYRAGGLTQLAADPSTPPLYAYKPEYSNNIELGSKNTFFNNKLRVNVALFYATITDAQVPTLVLPAAITITKNAGKLTSKGAEIELAALPVRGLEINYQAGFTDAEYKTLKVPQNGAEADLSGKKQLFTPDMTSMLALQYQFAVSRKPYIQLMARGEWQYLGEQYFDLANNIRQSPYNLLNTRTGIITRYVDLLFWARNIGNRKYISYAYDFGAVHLGNPETWGFTLRVKW, from the coding sequence ATGAAACTCATGTACGCTTTAGTCGGCTCCTTATTATGCACTGGCGCATATGCGCAAACTATAGATAGCCTCGATGCCATTGTGGTAACGGCACAAAAGAAAGAGGAAAAATTACAAAAGATACCGGTGAGTGTTTCTGCCATTACATCCAGGCAGGTGATCGACTACCGGTTGTGGAATACCAAAGAAATTACAGCCATCGTGCCCAACCTGTATTCAGCCGATCCCGGCGACAACAGGAATGTAACTTCCATTCGCGGCATTACCACTACTTCCTATGATCCCGCAGTAGCTACTTATATTGATGGTGTAAACCAGTTTGGCCTGGATACCTATATCTCACAGCTGTCTGATATCGAGCGCATAGAAGTTTTGCGCGGCCCCCAGGGCACCTTGTATGGCCGTAATGCCATGGGCGGGGTGATCAATATCATTACCAAACAACCCGGTAATCATATCACCGGATTTGCGGAAGCCAATGTCGGCAATTATGGGCAGCAACGTTATGCTGCCGGCATACGCACCCCGCTGATAAAAAACAAACTGTACCTGGGAGTATCCGGTATCTACGACCGTCGTGAAGGCTTTTATACCAATCTCTACAACAACAAAGATTTTGACCGCCAACATAGTTTGTCCGGTAATTATTACCTCAAGTATATCGTTAATCCACGCTGGTCGGTGACCTTCAACCTGAAACACCTGGCCAACCGCAATAATGGAACTTTCCCATTGGTGAATGGGGTAGAGGACGCGCTGGAACATCCCTTTGAGCTGAATCAGAATGCTGTGACAGAAATGGTGGATAATACATTCAATACTTCCTTATCGGTGAATCATACAGGCCATGCTTTTAACTTCAGCTCTCAAACCGCCTGGCAATCCAATCACCGGTATTATAAAGATCCCATAGACGGTGATTTCTCGCCTATTGATGGTGTGACCATCATCAATGATTATGGAAGCAAATGGAATAAAGTAAAAGTATTTACACAGGAATTCAGGTTCACCTCACCCACTGCTGCCGCATCACCGCTTAAATGGACAGCTGGTACTTACCTGTTCATACAGAATAACCCTGTTAAGCAAACTACCCATTTTGGAGAGGATGCCGAACTGGTGGGATCACCCGATAAGAACTATGGCCTCATCAATACTTCCACAGGCAAAGGGTTTGGCATCGCTTTGTATGGAGAAGTCAATTATGCCCTCAATAAACAATGGGAACTGATCGCGGGTATACGTTATGATTATGAGCACAAAAAACAGCAGGTACGGGGTGAATACAAGCCCGATGCTTCACCCGATCCTATCTTTGATTTTCAGCCCGATACCTCAGCTACCGCCCACTTCAATGCATTCTCACCCAAAGTGGGACTATTGTATCACGCTGCTGCCAACAACGACCTGTATGTTACCTATAGCCGCGGATACCGGGCAGGTGGTTTAACACAATTGGCCGCTGACCCTTCTACCCCGCCATTGTATGCTTATAAGCCGGAGTACAGCAACAATATTGAATTGGGTAGCAAGAATACCTTCTTCAACAATAAGCTCCGGGTAAATGTGGCTTTGTTTTACGCTACTATTACTGACGCACAAGTGCCTACGCTTGTATTGCCCGCTGCTATTACCATTACCAAGAACGCCGGTAAACTCACCAGCAAAGGAGCGGAGATAGAACTGGCTGCCTTGCCCGTAAGAGGGTTGGAAATAAACTACCAGGCAGGGTTCACCGATGCAGAATATAAGACCTTAAAAGTACCGCAGAATGGGGCAGAGGCCGACCTTTCCGGCAAGAAGCAACTCTTTACGCCCGATATGACTTCCATGCTGGCCCTGCAATACCAGTTTGCTGTATCCCGCAAGCCCTATATTCAACTCATGGCCCGCGGTGAATGGCAATACCTGGGTGAACAATATTTTGACCTGGCCAATAACATCAGGCAGTCTCCTTACAACCTGCTCAATACCCGCACCGGCATCATTACACGCTATGTGGACCTG
- a CDS encoding DUF4920 domain-containing protein: MKKLLLLVVAATTLSLAKAQPPKGPANPGDVFGAKTTSKGAVDIAKLPGALEKKDSIGQTKVIAKVLDVCPKKGCWMKVQVNDSTTAFVKMKDYGFFVPMDMIGKTVVLDTEAKLKTTSVDELKHYAEDAKKPQAEIDAITQPKKEIRLLANGILVMK; the protein is encoded by the coding sequence ATGAAAAAGCTTTTATTATTAGTGGTAGCTGCCACTACCTTATCCCTGGCGAAAGCCCAGCCCCCCAAAGGCCCCGCCAACCCCGGGGACGTATTCGGCGCCAAAACAACCTCCAAAGGAGCGGTCGATATCGCTAAACTGCCCGGCGCCCTGGAAAAGAAAGACAGCATTGGCCAAACCAAGGTTATCGCCAAAGTATTGGACGTATGCCCCAAAAAAGGCTGCTGGATGAAAGTGCAGGTCAATGATTCCACCACCGCTTTTGTAAAAATGAAGGACTATGGTTTCTTCGTACCCATGGATATGATCGGTAAGACCGTTGTACTCGATACCGAAGCAAAACTTAAAACTACTTCTGTAGATGAGCTGAAGCACTATGCTGAAGATGCCAAAAAACCACAGGCTGAAATAGACGCCATTACCCAACCCAAAAAGGAGATCCGCCTCCTGGCCAATGGGATATTGGTGATGAAATAA
- a CDS encoding YceD family protein, which translates to MSSRRIFDIAFVGLKPGIHEFEYAIDDKFFVDYQEQDFRHCIAQVKLTLDKKVGFMLLKFEVGGKLEVTCDRCGNNLPLELWDDFNIVVKMVEEPDVMNEQEEDPDVYYISRGESHLRISDWIYEFINLSIPMQRMCTVEEMGGPHCNKEVLAMLKKLDADAQHDEPQNSLWKGLEKFKDLGDN; encoded by the coding sequence ATGAGTAGCCGCAGGATTTTTGATATTGCATTCGTAGGGTTAAAGCCGGGGATCCATGAGTTTGAGTATGCTATCGACGATAAGTTCTTTGTAGATTACCAGGAGCAGGATTTCCGCCACTGTATTGCACAGGTAAAGCTGACGCTTGATAAAAAGGTAGGCTTTATGTTGCTGAAGTTTGAAGTAGGCGGAAAACTGGAAGTTACCTGCGACCGTTGTGGTAATAACCTGCCTTTGGAACTCTGGGACGATTTCAACATCGTAGTAAAGATGGTGGAAGAACCGGATGTGATGAATGAGCAGGAAGAAGATCCGGATGTATATTATATATCCAGGGGCGAAAGCCACTTACGCATATCAGACTGGATCTATGAGTTCATTAACCTCAGCATTCCCATGCAGCGTATGTGTACGGTAGAAGAGATGGGAGGCCCGCATTGTAACAAAGAAGTGCTGGCCATGCTGAAAAAACTGGACGCCGACGCCCAGCACGACGAACCCCAAAACTCTTTATGGAAAGGGTTGGAAAAGTTCAAAGACTTAGGAGACAATTGA
- the rpmF gene encoding 50S ribosomal protein L32, with product MPNPKRRHSQQRGAKRRTHYKAEKVTLSKDSTTGEIHVRHRAHVSEGKLYYKGKVVVEKSPIK from the coding sequence ATGCCTAATCCGAAACGCAGACACTCCCAACAACGGGGTGCGAAGAGAAGAACTCACTATAAAGCTGAGAAGGTTACATTGAGCAAGGACAGCACTACTGGTGAGATCCATGTACGTCACCGCGCTCACGTAAGCGAAGGTAAATTGTATTATAAAGGAAAAGTGGTGGTAGAAAAATCTCCCATTAAATAA
- the plsX gene encoding phosphate acyltransferase PlsX encodes MIIGLDMMGGDFAPLEAVKGIQLYLSETDSPAILFLTGDEAQLNPLLQEYNIPADRVKVVHAPQVIDMHEHPTKALKEKQQSSIAIGFHLLATGKTEAFISAGNTGAMLVGAMYSIKAIEGVQRPTISTIIPKENGKTGLLLDVGLNADCKPEHLNQFAILGSLYAQHILGISNPRVALLNIGEEEGKGNILAQNTYPLLKENSQINFTGNIEGRDVLEDKADVMVCEGFTGNVILKMAESIYDITHRKEIRHEYFDRFNFELYGGTPVLGVAKPVIIGHGISHARAFCNMIKVAQKMIEADLMNKMKASFEA; translated from the coding sequence ATGATAATTGGTTTAGATATGATGGGTGGAGATTTTGCACCGCTGGAAGCGGTGAAAGGTATCCAGCTATATTTGTCGGAAACTGATAGTCCGGCAATATTGTTTCTAACCGGTGATGAAGCCCAGCTGAATCCCCTGCTGCAGGAATATAATATTCCGGCCGACCGGGTGAAAGTAGTGCATGCACCACAGGTTATTGACATGCATGAACATCCCACCAAAGCGCTGAAAGAAAAGCAACAATCTTCTATTGCCATCGGGTTTCACCTGCTGGCAACTGGCAAAACAGAAGCGTTTATCAGTGCCGGCAATACCGGCGCTATGCTGGTAGGCGCCATGTACAGTATTAAAGCCATAGAAGGCGTTCAGCGCCCTACCATTTCCACCATTATTCCCAAAGAAAACGGTAAAACGGGTTTGTTACTGGATGTTGGTCTGAATGCCGACTGTAAACCAGAGCACCTGAACCAGTTTGCCATCCTGGGTTCCCTGTATGCACAGCATATATTGGGTATTTCCAATCCCCGGGTAGCTTTGCTGAATATTGGAGAGGAAGAAGGTAAGGGCAATATCCTGGCGCAAAACACCTACCCCCTCCTGAAAGAAAACAGCCAGATCAACTTTACCGGCAATATAGAAGGCCGGGATGTACTGGAAGATAAAGCCGACGTGATGGTGTGCGAAGGCTTTACCGGTAATGTGATCCTGAAAATGGCTGAATCGATCTACGACATCACCCACCGCAAAGAGATCAGGCACGAATACTTCGATCGCTTCAACTTTGAGCTGTATGGCGGTACACCGGTACTGGGTGTAGCCAAGCCGGTGATCATTGGTCATGGTATATCCCATGCCAGGGCATTTTGCAATATGATCAAGGTGGCGCAGAAGATGATCGAGGCCGACCTGATGAACAAGATGAAGGCCAGCTTCGAAGCCTGA
- a CDS encoding CPBP family intramembrane glutamic endopeptidase has protein sequence MKLILGYLRVYVRELNIKAWLLVSLLMAVLIYCNYTAGLEATIMGKDTLPRLVGFFCLYLFVFGSAWLLQWLFNKKAGHPPLFFYVLLLAGPLIFAIKVSADDIARVMTAGLSIPWNEYGYRALNWPVKCLLVLLLVTGVWRAGKYEWPVAGMQLKGFDLRPYFLLLFFMVPLIALAGTQADFQHTYPKVQRIAFIDDYVTASWPWKLLYELSYGIDFVTIEFFFRGFLVLAFARYAGKEAILPMAAFYCCIHFGKPLFECITSYFGGLILGVVVYHTRSIWGGLVVHLGIAWLMELAGYVLK, from the coding sequence ATGAAACTTATTCTCGGTTATTTACGGGTATATGTTCGTGAGTTGAATATAAAAGCATGGTTGCTGGTAAGCCTGCTGATGGCGGTATTGATCTATTGCAATTACACCGCTGGCCTGGAGGCCACCATCATGGGCAAGGATACGCTGCCCCGGCTTGTTGGTTTCTTTTGCCTTTACCTCTTTGTTTTTGGCAGCGCCTGGCTATTGCAATGGCTGTTTAATAAAAAAGCAGGCCATCCTCCCCTCTTTTTCTATGTGTTGCTGCTGGCAGGCCCCCTGATATTTGCGATCAAGGTATCTGCCGATGATATTGCGCGGGTAATGACCGCAGGTTTATCCATTCCCTGGAACGAATATGGTTACCGGGCGCTTAACTGGCCTGTAAAATGCCTGCTGGTCTTGTTGCTGGTAACAGGGGTATGGCGCGCCGGCAAGTATGAATGGCCGGTAGCGGGTATGCAGCTGAAAGGATTTGATCTGAGACCTTACTTTTTATTATTGTTTTTTATGGTGCCCCTGATCGCCCTGGCAGGCACACAAGCCGATTTCCAGCATACCTATCCCAAAGTGCAGCGCATTGCTTTTATCGATGACTATGTAACTGCCTCCTGGCCCTGGAAGCTATTGTATGAGCTTTCCTATGGTATCGACTTTGTTACGATCGAATTCTTTTTCCGCGGATTTTTAGTGCTGGCATTTGCACGTTATGCCGGCAAAGAGGCCATATTGCCCATGGCGGCATTCTATTGCTGTATCCATTTCGGGAAGCCGCTGTTTGAATGTATCACTTCTTATTTTGGTGGACTTATATTGGGTGTGGTGGTGTACCATACCCGGAGTATCTGGGGTGGACTCGTCGTGCACCTGGGTATCGCCTGGCTGATGGAGCTGGCGGGCTATGTTTTAAAATAA
- a CDS encoding DUF4440 domain-containing protein — MRKLLLVMMAFIVTQSSYSQADQDVVAAERAFARYAITHSMRQAFLQYLDSQGVVFARRGAIRNGIEQWTATPESSMKLLWQPAFAAMAASGDMGFTTGPYELRQTMEDTALDAGQYTTIWVKNKAGEWKFLVDLGTHYKQSLYDKQSLQQAPAFTSAPVEETSILLTEKKFVIDYAARGTMAFREVIMPGSWFNMDREHPHHTLPAIEQALLKVPADLVFTPVASGMARSRDLAYVYGMVTNKERTDNYLRIWAHTSTGWKLLVQVLKW, encoded by the coding sequence ATGAGAAAACTACTGTTGGTAATGATGGCATTTATCGTGACGCAAAGCAGCTACAGCCAGGCTGACCAGGATGTGGTGGCTGCGGAGCGGGCCTTTGCCCGATACGCCATTACACACAGTATGCGCCAGGCCTTCCTGCAATACCTCGATAGCCAGGGGGTTGTATTTGCCCGGAGAGGGGCTATCAGGAACGGGATAGAGCAATGGACGGCAACGCCGGAATCCTCCATGAAGTTGCTATGGCAGCCCGCTTTCGCGGCCATGGCTGCTTCCGGTGATATGGGCTTTACCACAGGGCCGTATGAACTACGCCAGACCATGGAAGATACGGCTTTGGACGCCGGGCAGTACACTACCATCTGGGTAAAGAATAAGGCCGGAGAATGGAAATTCCTGGTAGACTTGGGTACGCACTACAAGCAATCGCTGTATGATAAGCAATCCCTGCAACAGGCGCCCGCTTTCACGTCCGCTCCGGTGGAAGAAACAAGCATCCTGCTTACTGAAAAGAAGTTCGTAATAGATTATGCAGCCCGGGGAACGATGGCCTTCCGGGAAGTGATCATGCCAGGGTCCTGGTTTAATATGGACCGTGAGCACCCCCACCATACTTTACCTGCTATAGAACAGGCTTTGTTGAAAGTTCCCGCTGATCTGGTATTTACACCGGTAGCCAGTGGCATGGCCAGGAGCCGAGACCTCGCCTATGTATACGGTATGGTGACGAATAAGGAGAGAACAGACAATTACTTACGCATCTGGGCCCATACTTCCACAGGATGGAAACTGCTGGTACAGGTGCTCAAATGGTAA
- a CDS encoding LytR/AlgR family response regulator transcription factor has translation MKVVIIEDEEIATRHLKTMLKEIDPDIEIVAALDSIESSIHFFSKASLLDLVLVDIELGDGQSFDIFTKVNVEAPIIFTTAYQEHVLKAFKLNSIDYLLKPVNKEELTSAILKYKKIHARPKQPFHEYDLSSISKGKAEAREGIFKTRYLAKNGTRLISIAQQDIAYFYTKDRLQYIKTKGNDDYVIDKRLDEIETEIDAQVFFRANRQFIINYENIEKVHTWFSGKLKVQVKPLSYEEIIVGRLKANDFKKWLGD, from the coding sequence ATGAAAGTAGTGATCATTGAAGATGAAGAAATTGCTACCCGGCACCTGAAAACAATGCTCAAGGAGATCGATCCCGATATTGAGATCGTTGCTGCGCTGGACAGTATTGAATCCAGCATTCATTTCTTTAGCAAAGCATCCTTGTTGGATCTTGTGCTGGTGGATATTGAACTGGGCGACGGACAAAGCTTTGATATTTTTACCAAAGTAAATGTTGAAGCGCCCATCATATTTACTACTGCTTACCAGGAGCATGTATTGAAGGCCTTTAAACTCAATAGCATCGATTACCTGCTCAAGCCGGTCAATAAGGAGGAGCTTACTTCGGCTATCCTGAAGTATAAGAAAATACATGCCCGTCCAAAACAGCCATTCCATGAGTACGATCTGTCCTCCATCAGTAAAGGCAAGGCCGAAGCCAGGGAAGGCATATTCAAGACCAGGTACCTCGCCAAAAACGGCACCCGGTTGATCTCCATTGCCCAGCAGGACATCGCTTATTTTTATACCAAAGACAGGTTGCAATACATCAAGACAAAAGGGAACGATGATTATGTGATAGACAAACGGCTGGATGAAATAGAAACAGAGATAGATGCGCAGGTATTCTTCAGGGCCAACCGCCAGTTCATCATCAACTATGAGAACATAGAGAAAGTGCATACCTGGTTCAGCGGCAAATTGAAAGTACAGGTAAAGCCCCTTTCTTATGAAGAGATCATTGTAGGCCGTTTGAAGGCTAATGATTTCAAGAAGTGGCTGGGCGACTGA
- a CDS encoding sensor histidine kinase, translating into MKVNEKKLRVVGYLVMTGMFFIFFMLEMFFWWKDENILLKTATLTVLYTLAIWEPTRFIILQLRKKWQGIAWVKRRVVLAAAILLPYAFLVGFGRVYLEDYTNMWGIRVAHISVYSNIIGITMLFVFLQVAVYESIYFFSEWDKTKTEAEELKRLNFQIQFDSLKVQVQPHFLFNSLNTLIGLMEMDTYRARLFTEELAYIYRYFLQANEQELISLEEELRFVKAYFFLLKTRYAEGLHLQVMGEENMHLYLVPPLSLQLLLENAVKHNIVTQSKPLYIDIKFEHDHQQMTVSNNLQRKKNDIRSGKGLVHMRKKLRLLGLPDIVINESKNLFMVTVPFIKSNEYESSDH; encoded by the coding sequence GTGAAAGTAAATGAGAAAAAACTGCGGGTGGTTGGCTACCTGGTGATGACCGGTATGTTCTTCATTTTCTTTATGCTGGAAATGTTCTTTTGGTGGAAGGACGAAAACATCCTCCTCAAAACGGCTACCCTTACTGTACTGTATACATTGGCCATCTGGGAACCTACCCGGTTCATCATCCTTCAACTAAGAAAAAAATGGCAGGGCATTGCCTGGGTAAAACGAAGGGTAGTGCTGGCTGCTGCTATCTTGTTGCCCTATGCTTTCCTGGTGGGCTTTGGCAGGGTATACCTGGAAGATTATACAAACATGTGGGGCATCCGCGTAGCGCACATCTCCGTTTATTCCAACATTATAGGCATTACCATGCTTTTTGTTTTTCTGCAGGTAGCCGTCTATGAAAGCATTTATTTCTTTTCGGAATGGGACAAAACAAAAACCGAAGCAGAGGAGCTGAAACGCCTGAACTTCCAGATACAATTTGACTCCCTAAAGGTACAGGTACAGCCTCATTTTCTTTTTAACTCCCTTAATACCCTTATAGGGTTGATGGAAATGGACACCTACCGGGCCCGTCTGTTTACCGAAGAGCTGGCTTATATATACCGTTATTTTCTGCAAGCCAATGAACAGGAGCTCATCAGCCTCGAAGAAGAGCTCCGGTTTGTGAAAGCCTATTTCTTCCTGCTGAAGACAAGGTATGCCGAAGGGCTTCACCTGCAGGTGATGGGAGAGGAAAACATGCATCTATACCTCGTACCGCCCCTCAGCCTGCAGCTGCTCCTTGAAAATGCGGTCAAGCACAATATTGTAACCCAGTCAAAGCCCCTATACATCGACATTAAGTTTGAACACGATCACCAGCAAATGACCGTAAGTAATAACCTGCAGCGCAAAAAGAATGATATCAGGTCGGGCAAGGGGCTCGTTCACATGCGGAAAAAACTGCGACTGCTTGGGTTGCCTGATATCGTTATCAATGAAAGCAAAAACCTGTTCATGGTAACCGTTCCTTTTATTAAATCAAACGAATATGAAAGTAGTGATCATTGA
- a CDS encoding porin family protein, translating into MNKLLAVMILLLPGVVIGQTPEAKTTKMKIGIKAGLNFSNITKASSINAQSRSGFMAGAFIAAPSRGIIGYRSEIIFSKQGYDYKTGRTSGSVDLNYILLPQLMCINITKYVQLQAGGQLAFLVGGKIDSVPSPSSIPAFQKKMMDYYNKVDYGAAGGIEVYPFAGLLIGARYNISLGNLYKSDAGTPNPNFIPKVDVKNNVLQLFVGYKF; encoded by the coding sequence ATGAATAAGCTATTAGCTGTGATGATCCTGCTGTTGCCAGGTGTAGTGATTGGCCAGACGCCAGAAGCCAAGACCACAAAAATGAAGATCGGCATCAAAGCCGGTCTCAACTTTTCCAATATTACAAAGGCTTCCTCCATCAATGCGCAAAGCCGCAGCGGCTTTATGGCGGGAGCTTTTATAGCTGCCCCGTCGCGGGGCATTATAGGCTATCGTTCAGAAATTATCTTCTCTAAACAAGGGTATGACTACAAAACAGGTCGGACCAGTGGTTCTGTCGATCTCAACTACATCCTGTTGCCACAACTGATGTGTATCAATATTACAAAGTATGTGCAATTGCAGGCAGGAGGTCAACTGGCGTTCCTGGTGGGTGGTAAGATCGATAGTGTCCCAAGCCCTTCGTCAATTCCCGCCTTTCAAAAGAAGATGATGGATTATTATAACAAGGTCGATTATGGCGCTGCGGGTGGCATTGAGGTCTATCCCTTTGCAGGATTACTGATCGGCGCCCGGTACAATATCAGCCTGGGCAACCTGTACAAGAGCGACGCCGGTACGCCCAATCCCAATTTTATTCCCAAGGTCGATGTGAAGAATAATGTACTGCAATTATTTGTCGGGTATAAATTCTAA
- a CDS encoding Smr/MutS family protein yields MKFQIGDKVVVLHSNDDGEVVDIINEKMVMVDVRGVKFPAYTDQLDFPYFKRFTEKKLFPDKKEKKEKKFIDDLPREKKVIKDKVVDGVWLTFIPIMVPDEFGDDVVEELKVHLINRTQTGYKFTYKLNYFGDSSFDLINQIHPFEDFYLHDVPFENLNDSPNFSFEFSLVTPDKNKAEYYEASLKLKPKQVFARIEELKKKGEATFSYKLFDTYPPRVEDPGMDMSVLTSKGYKVYEASQTRQHLEPAKNEIDLHIEKLTPDPDALDNLEKLDLQLRTFEKYLDLAILHHKPAFIAIHGVGSGKLRDEIHEILRLRKEVKSFFNKYHPAYGYGATEIYFQY; encoded by the coding sequence ATGAAATTTCAGATTGGCGATAAAGTAGTGGTGTTGCATTCCAACGACGATGGGGAAGTAGTAGATATTATCAACGAGAAAATGGTGATGGTAGATGTGCGGGGCGTGAAATTCCCGGCCTATACCGATCAATTGGATTTTCCTTATTTCAAAAGGTTTACAGAGAAAAAACTGTTCCCCGATAAGAAGGAAAAGAAGGAGAAGAAATTCATTGACGACCTGCCCCGTGAAAAGAAGGTGATCAAAGACAAAGTAGTAGATGGCGTATGGCTCACTTTTATTCCCATCATGGTGCCCGACGAGTTTGGCGATGACGTAGTGGAAGAACTAAAAGTGCACCTGATCAACAGAACACAAACGGGTTATAAATTCACCTATAAGCTCAACTATTTTGGGGATTCTTCCTTCGACCTCATCAACCAGATACATCCCTTTGAGGACTTTTACCTGCACGATGTGCCTTTTGAAAACCTCAATGACAGCCCTAATTTCTCTTTTGAGTTTTCCCTGGTCACGCCCGATAAGAACAAAGCGGAATATTATGAAGCTTCCCTCAAGCTGAAACCAAAGCAGGTATTTGCCCGCATCGAAGAACTGAAGAAAAAAGGTGAAGCTACTTTTTCCTATAAATTGTTTGATACCTATCCGCCACGGGTGGAAGACCCGGGTATGGACATGAGCGTGCTCACTTCCAAAGGCTACAAAGTGTATGAAGCTTCTCAAACAAGGCAGCACCTGGAGCCCGCCAAAAACGAAATAGACCTGCACATCGAAAAGCTTACACCCGATCCCGATGCGCTGGACAACCTCGAAAAGCTGGACCTGCAGTTAAGGACCTTCGAAAAATACCTCGATCTGGCCATCCTGCACCACAAGCCCGCCTTCATCGCTATTCACGGAGTAGGCAGCGGCAAACTGCGGGATGAGATCCATGAGATACTCCGCTTGCGGAAAGAGGTTAAAAGCTTTTTCAACAAATACCATCCCGCCTACGGCTATGGCGCCACCGAAATCTATTTCCAATACTAA
- a CDS encoding HD domain-containing protein: MPDELKHVWLALCARYSKDLTLQEGLYEELYKKYTGTARHYHGLQHLTELLQLSGQYGQFLEDKDLVSFAIFYHDIIYNVLRKDNEPRSAVLAEKRLRLLGVPVEKREAVKFFIEATQTHTIRDTAPNRSDLAFFLDFDMAILGAPWEQYEAYTRQVRKEHRVYPDILFKPGRKAFLVKTLQTAYIFHTPPFRGQYEAKARANMERELQLYA, encoded by the coding sequence ATGCCGGATGAGCTGAAGCACGTATGGCTGGCATTATGCGCCCGCTATTCCAAAGACCTGACCCTGCAAGAAGGCCTGTACGAAGAGTTGTATAAAAAGTATACCGGCACTGCCCGCCATTACCACGGCCTTCAACATCTCACTGAGTTGCTGCAGCTATCAGGGCAGTACGGGCAATTCCTGGAGGATAAAGACCTGGTGTCCTTTGCTATCTTTTACCACGACATTATTTATAATGTATTGCGGAAAGACAATGAGCCCCGCAGCGCTGTACTGGCAGAAAAACGGCTCAGGTTACTGGGCGTGCCCGTAGAAAAGCGGGAAGCGGTAAAGTTTTTCATCGAAGCTACCCAAACCCATACCATTCGGGATACTGCTCCCAACAGATCAGACCTCGCTTTCTTCCTCGACTTCGATATGGCCATCCTGGGCGCTCCCTGGGAGCAATATGAGGCCTATACCCGCCAGGTGCGTAAGGAGCACCGGGTGTACCCCGATATCCTCTTTAAGCCCGGCAGGAAGGCCTTCCTGGTCAAAACCCTGCAAACGGCCTATATCTTTCACACGCCCCCTTTCAGGGGCCAATACGAAGCGAAAGCCAGGGCCAATATGGAAAGGGAACTGCAATTATACGCTTAG